In Primulina eburnea isolate SZY01 chromosome 3, ASM2296580v1, whole genome shotgun sequence, one DNA window encodes the following:
- the LOC140826720 gene encoding thioredoxin-like protein AAED1, chloroplastic encodes FSQISNGVCSSSSHSGREDHTKNTVTASKLHIPTTSIRRFQKPSPSCSRFHRSLQTKNSPYTWSAISGSTGAETSSAAEGTASQLDNVVVLDLNGKEIHISDLWKDRKAVVAFARHFGCVLCRKRADYLANEKDKLDAAGVALVLIGPGSVDQAKAFSEQTKFQGEVYADPSYSSYKAMNFVSGVSTTFSSGAGLKVIKAYLEGYRQDWALSFEKDTRTRGGWQQGGIIVAGPGKNNISYIHKDKEAGDDPDIEDILKVCCLQGA; translated from the exons TTTTCTCAAATCTCCAATGGCGTTTGCTCTTCCAGTAGCCACAGCGGACGGGAGGATCACACAAAAAATACTGTAACTGCCAGCAAATTACACATTCCAACAACGTCTATCCGCAGATTCCAAAAGCCATCGCCCTCATGCTCGCGTTTCCACCGGTCTCTCCAAACCAAGAATTCGCCGTATACATGGTCCGCCATCTCCGGATCCACGG GTGCTGAAACATCTTCAGCGGCCGAGGGTACCGCTAGCCAGTTGGACAATGTCGTGGTGTTAGATTTGAATGGAAAGGAAATCCACATTTCTGATTTGTGGAAAGATAGGAAAGCTGTTGTTGCATTTGCTCGACATTTTGG ATGTGTACTCTGTCGAAAAAGGGCTGATTATCTAGCTAATGAGAAG GATAAGTTGGATGCAGCTGGCGTGGCACTAGTCTTAATCGGACCCGGTAGTGTTGATCAG GCAAAAGCATTCTCTGAGCAAACAAAGTTCCAAGGAG AGGTATATGCAGATCCTAGCTATTCATCATATAAGGCGATGAATTTCGTCTCCGGTGTTTCTACCACATTTAGCTCTGGG GCGGGTTTGAAAGTAATAAAAGCCTACTTGGAAGGGTATCGCCAGGACTGGGCACTCTCCTTTGAGAAGGATACCAGGACAAGGGGTGGCTG GCAGCAAGGTGGGATTATTGTTGCTGGTCCTGGTAAAAATAACATCTCATATATACACAAG GATAAAGAAGCAGGGGATGATCCAGATATAGAAGATATCCTGAAAGTATGTTGTTTACAAGGCGCTTGA